The Microcaecilia unicolor chromosome 13, aMicUni1.1, whole genome shotgun sequence genome has a window encoding:
- the LOC115482433 gene encoding LOW QUALITY PROTEIN: protein FAM131C-like (The sequence of the model RefSeq protein was modified relative to this genomic sequence to represent the inferred CDS: deleted 2 bases in 2 codons) — protein sequence MGSCISREFFTSTQKEYSTTSNSIHTECLPTSATAESQHQSTATDGTPAQEDEVKKKCFQTSNGFLSESKPVSNNYDITALATSSLVGLVQTIKDHITKPTAMARGRVAHLIEWKGWRALQSGWDPSLPDEDHYSYLTDELKEARFAAGVAEQFAITEATLSAWSSLDDEEMHCGNGSQDVLQLQDLENIYLRGRLLSGPQGLGSSNLDGSLRTYCCSSLTSPILSHLHLRAEEWTLGEGHPSLTGSSEKQNPSPVENGEAPVSTQKHPMHSFFHYVDSSSLSEDEVFITSPTFCTEMEGRQR from the exons AATTCTTCACAAGTACCCAGAAAGAATATTCCACCACCAGCAACTCCATCCACACAGAGTGTCTCCCCACTTCAGCCACAGCCGAGAGCCAGCATCAATCCACAGCTACAGATGGAACTCCGGCCCAGGAGGATGAAGTTAAGAAG aAATGCTTTCAGACTTCTAATGGCTTCCTCTCCGAGTCCAAGCCTGTATCCAATAACTACGACATCACAGCGCTCGCAACCTCCTCTCTGGTGG GTTTAGTACAGACCATCAAAGACCATATCACCAAG CCCACGGCCATGGCTCGTGGCCGGGTCGCCCACCTGATCGAGTGGAAGGGGTGGCGTGCACTG CAGTCGGGCTGGGACCCCTCACTCCCGGACGAAGACCATTACTCCTACCTCACCGATGAGCTGAAGGAGGCACGCTTTGCGGCAG GTGTAGCAGAACAATTTGCCATTACTGAAGCCACACTAAGCGCTTGGTCCTCATTGGATGATGAAGAAATGCATTGTGGGAACGGCTCCCAAGATGTCCTCCAGCTTCAGG ACCTGGAAAACATTTATCTTCGGGGAAGGCTTCTGAGTGGCCCCCAGGGACTGGGCAGTTCTAATCTGGACGGCAGCCTTCGGACCTACTGCTGCTCTTCTCTGACCTCCCCCATCCTCTCACACCTGCACCTGAGGGCTGAGGAATGGACCTTAGGGGAGGGCCACCCTTCTCTGACGGGCAGCTCCGAAAAGCAGAACCCCTCCCCGGTGGAGAACGGAGAAGCCCCAGTCAGCACCCAGAAGCACCCCATGCATAGCTTCTTCCATTATGTGGACAGTAGTTCCCTGTCGGAGGATGAGGTGTTTATAACTAGTCCCACCTTCTGCACTGagatggagggaagacagaggtaA